GTGGCCGCGCTGACGTCGAAATAGCAACGGCGAATACCGGCCCGACCACAACGGCATCAGGGGCTACACCGCGGCCTACCACGCCGAAAGCCTCGACGCCAAGGCATGAGGCGATTAATGATGCGCGGTGATCCACGACGGGACGCCCGTACATGAAAACCACGCTGCTGAAATCCGAAGACTACACCCGCTCGCCCTGGAAGAACGGCGGCGGCATCTTTACCGATATCGCGGATGCGCATCGGCCGGGCGCGGCGGTGAAGGACTGGGACAGCCTGCTGTGGCGCTTCGCTTCCACGCCGATCGTGGCGCCCGGGCCGTTCTCCCACATGCCCGGCATCGACCGCCTGCAGATGGTGGTCGGTGGGCGCGGGCTGGTGCTGAAATCGCCCACGCAGGAGTTCGACGAGCGCGAGCCGTTCACGACCGTGCGCTTCACCGGTGAGATGGCGATCGTGACCGCGCTCGAGGCCGGTCCAGTCGAGGTTGTCAATCTGATGGCGCGGCGCGGTGCGGCGGAGATCGGGTTGGAGGCGCTCAAGAAGCCCGGCGAGTGGGCACTGCCCGCTGGCACGCATCTCGTTTACGCGGCGCGCGGCGACTGCGGCATCCGTCTCGACGGAGCGGATTTTGCGATTTCGCACGAAAACACGTTGAAGGTCGAATTGACCGCGACCTCGACGCTCGCGCTCGTTTCGGGGTTGGCCGTGCTGGGGTCGATCAAAATCGTGGGCTGAGCCGCGATCTTGTCCACCAGAGCGATGCGCACAATCCATGCAACTGGCTAGGTTGACGCGGCCGCGCCGCAACACGATATGTGCTCCGATGCAGACCGCCGCGAAGGGCACGATATGAACGCGTCAGACAATATTGCCGCCACGCCACTGTCCGACGACGTCGTCGATTGGCTAACCAACGGCACCCGCGACCAGCGCTTCATCGACAACATTTTTGCCGAGATGTGCATCCGCCTGCAGCAGGCGGGGGTTCCACTCAAGCGGTCGACGCTTCACGTCCGCATCCAGCATCCGCAATGGCTGGGGGCCCGTATCATGTGGTCCGACGGCATGCGTGAGGCCGAGATCGGGCGGGTCGATTTCGATGTCATGGGACGCCCCGAATATATCGGCAGTCCCGCCAACGAGATGTTCGACGGTGCAACCGAAGTGCGCGAGAAGCTGGAGCGGGATCCCGCGCTCGGCCGCAAGCATGCGCTTTATGACGAGATGCGGGCGATGGGCCTGACCGATTATGTCGCCTGGCCGCTCTACCACACCCTCGGCAAGCGTCATCTCATCACCTTCGCGACCGACCGCCCCGGCGGCTTCGACGATGCGCACATCGCGGCGCTGAAGAAAGTGTTGCCGGTGCTGGCGCTGGTCAGCGAGATCCGCGTCAAGAATCGCCTGGCGCGCACGCTGCTCGAGACCTATGTCGGCGCCCATGCCGGCGAGCTGATCCTCGCCGGCGCCACGCGTCGCGGCACCGGCACGACGGTGCGCGCCGCGATCATGATCTGCGACCTGCGCGATTTTACGAAAATCTCCGACAACTGGCCGCGCGACGACGTCATCGATCTCCTCAACGATTATTTCGACGCGATGTCCGATCCGATCACGCGGCATGGCGGCGAGATCCTGAAATTCATCGGCGACGGCCTGCTGGCGATCTTTCCGCTTAGCCAGCCCAACGCCTGTGCCAATCTGCTGCGCGCGGTGACCGAGGCCAGGCAGGCCATGGCCGCGCTGAACCAGCGGAACAACAGCACGGGCCGTGCGCCGCTGAATTACGGCATCGGCGTCCATGTCGGCGACGTCATGTACGGCAATATCGGATCGACCAGCCGGCTCGACTTCACCGTGATCGGTCCCGCCGTCAACATGGCCTCGCGGCTCGAGGCGCTCACCAAGCAGATTGGCAAGCCGGTGCTGCTGTCGCGCGATTTTGCCGAGCTGGTGACGCCGGAGTTCGAGCTCGAGCGGGTCGGCCAGCACGCCGTGCGCGGTTTCAGCGAGCCGATCGAGCTGTTTGCGTTTCCGCCGGGCGCGGGGACGTAACGGCCGCGCTGCGTGCGCGCTGTTGCCAACGCGGAAGCGTCCAACTACGCTCCGCCTCAGCTCCGCCCGTCCAGCGATCCGCCGCAAACTCATGCCCAAATTTCTTCGCATCGGCCTGCATCAGTCGAACGTGTCGGGATACACCTCAAAAGCGTGGTGCGTGCGGCGGGTCGGCTCGGCGGTGTTCCTGAAATGGGGCGCCGTGGAGGTGCAGGGCGCCGGCAACGGACGCAAGGTCTACTGGAGGCGTCTGCCGCAAGAGAAGACGATCCGCTGCGGCACAGCGCAGCGCGCCCAGGACTATACCAAATCCGCGATCGCGCGGCGGCGCAGCCATGATTATGAGCCGCTGACTGGCGCCATCGCGCCCCAGCGCAAATCCGCCAACAACAGCGCCGACCTCAAGCAGGCGCTCGCCACGATCCTGATCGTCGACATCGTCGGCTCCACGGCAAAAGCCGCAAAGCTCGGCGATGCGCGCTGGACCAAGGTGATGGGCCTCTATTACGCGGCGGTCCGCAAAGAGCTGAAGTCCGCGCGCGGCAAGGAGGTCGTGACGACGGGCGACGGCGTGCTCGCCACCTTCAAGGCGCCGGCCGCCGGCATCAATTGCGCGACCGCGATTCGAGAGGCCGTGCGCACGCTCGGCCTCGATATCAGGGTTGGCTTACACGCCGGCGAATACACGATCAGCGGCGGCGAGATGGTCGGCCTTGCCTTCCACATCTGCACCCGCGTCGCGGCAAAAGCCCGCGCCGGCGAAGTTCTGGTCTCGCGTGCGGTGAAGGATTTGCTCCTGACGCAGTCCACCATCCGCCTGAGGGATCACGGCAGTCACCAGCTCAAGGGTGTGCCGGCGCGCTGGCGGCTCTATCGGGTTGAGGGTTAGGGCGCCAGGGCAGGTACCGGCGCGTCGTTCACTTTATCGCGGCTGCGCCGCGCAGACACCAGGGCCTCCAGCTCGCCGCGAACGTCGTCCACGACGCTCGCCCAGTTGCCTCGCTTTGGTTGCCTGAACAGTCTCATGGATCGATACCACGGGCTGTCGTTGCGATTAAGCAGCCAGCGCCAATCCGGATTGAAAGGCAACATCGTCCAGACAGGAGCGCCCAGCGCGCCGGCGAGGTGAACGACGCTGGTGTCGACCGAAATCACCAGATCAAGGCAGGAAATCATTGCGGCTGTTTCGCTGAAATCGGTGAGCTGTTCCGTCAGGTCGACGATATCAGGACGTTCGCCAAGGAAGGCC
This portion of the Bradyrhizobium diazoefficiens genome encodes:
- a CDS encoding HutD/Ves family protein, with amino-acid sequence MKTTLLKSEDYTRSPWKNGGGIFTDIADAHRPGAAVKDWDSLLWRFASTPIVAPGPFSHMPGIDRLQMVVGGRGLVLKSPTQEFDEREPFTTVRFTGEMAIVTALEAGPVEVVNLMARRGAAEIGLEALKKPGEWALPAGTHLVYAARGDCGIRLDGADFAISHENTLKVELTATSTLALVSGLAVLGSIKIVG
- a CDS encoding adenylate/guanylate cyclase domain-containing protein is translated as MPKFLRIGLHQSNVSGYTSKAWCVRRVGSAVFLKWGAVEVQGAGNGRKVYWRRLPQEKTIRCGTAQRAQDYTKSAIARRRSHDYEPLTGAIAPQRKSANNSADLKQALATILIVDIVGSTAKAAKLGDARWTKVMGLYYAAVRKELKSARGKEVVTTGDGVLATFKAPAAGINCATAIREAVRTLGLDIRVGLHAGEYTISGGEMVGLAFHICTRVAAKARAGEVLVSRAVKDLLLTQSTIRLRDHGSHQLKGVPARWRLYRVEG
- a CDS encoding adenylate/guanylate cyclase domain-containing protein, with product MNASDNIAATPLSDDVVDWLTNGTRDQRFIDNIFAEMCIRLQQAGVPLKRSTLHVRIQHPQWLGARIMWSDGMREAEIGRVDFDVMGRPEYIGSPANEMFDGATEVREKLERDPALGRKHALYDEMRAMGLTDYVAWPLYHTLGKRHLITFATDRPGGFDDAHIAALKKVLPVLALVSEIRVKNRLARTLLETYVGAHAGELILAGATRRGTGTTVRAAIMICDLRDFTKISDNWPRDDVIDLLNDYFDAMSDPITRHGGEILKFIGDGLLAIFPLSQPNACANLLRAVTEARQAMAALNQRNNSTGRAPLNYGIGVHVGDVMYGNIGSTSRLDFTVIGPAVNMASRLEALTKQIGKPVLLSRDFAELVTPEFELERVGQHAVRGFSEPIELFAFPPGAGT